A single region of the Xiphophorus maculatus strain JP 163 A chromosome 3, X_maculatus-5.0-male, whole genome shotgun sequence genome encodes:
- the LOC102236996 gene encoding lymphocyte activation gene 3 protein-like, whose translation MMLVETLVFGMIFLLTKGVRSEVTEVVGEAGSQVVLPCICEAAQCDPAAITWSKDNKGTVWRKQSSGLQYWGSNWFNRENSRVQCPHLKFAKGDYSLEINGLKEDDAGLYTCKVEIKGHSTDKRIMLRIIEASVFPSTPMWGDDVSVRCSVTPWPENAVVYWTLNNQPYAPKTRTLSGRAVDVQASDKLAGTWTCSVHRSSNVWSASVELSVTGIIQPPKQDTKLYAALGSSFTMPCVFSPSLSPKAVLVEKLDSGFQIFNNRSASSSSWDKSIVIQEVVPENEGRYRCGGTIQERRLSQTMQLVVAKIVKSKKKGTTMLSCQLSDPSEVTDYQWVHVSYDINGTESVGPVQYGQTVPVKEDLGEWTCRYLGTNGLLGNVTTQVHVMAGLSGEISSGVSSNTGTVVGLSFLLIILLLVLAQMYKNHRRRRRILQYPALETIVHTISNEREEREKDRVKK comes from the exons atgatgCTGGTGGAGACTCTCGTCTTTGGGATGATTTTTCTTCTCACAAAAG GAGTGAGAAGTGAGGTGACAGAGGTGGTTGGTGAGGCGGGTTCTCAGGTCGTGTTGCCCTGCATATGTGAAGCTGCGCAGTGTGATCCTGCTGCCATCACCTGGAGCAAAGACAACAAAGG CACAGTGTGGAGAAAGCAGAGCAGCGGTCTGCAGTACTGGGGCTCTAACTGGTTTAACAGGGAGAACTCCCGGGTGCAATGCCCGCACTTGAAGTTTGCCAAAGGCGACTACAGCCTGGAGATTAACGGTCTGAAGGAAGACGACGCAGGACTTTATACATGCAAGGTGGAAATCAAAGGCCACTCAACTGACAAACGGATCATGCTTCGAATCATCGAag CGTCCGTCTTTCCATCGACTCCCATGTGGGGGGACGATGTGTCCGTCCGATGTTCAGTGACTCCTTGGCCTGAAAATGCTGTAGTTTACTGGACGTTGAACAATCAGCCATATGCGCCAAAGACCCGAACCTTATCTGGAAGAGCTGTAGACGTACAGGCTTCGGATAAGCTGGCAGGAACCTGGACTTGTTCTGTCCACAGGTCCAGCAATGTATGGAGCGCCTCAGTGGAGCTGTCTGTGACAG GAATAATCCAGCCTCCCAAACAAGACACCAAGTTGTATGCGGCGTTGGGGTCTTCGTTCACGATGCCCTGCGTCTTCTCCCCTAGCCTTTCCCCCAAAGCGGTACTGGTGGAGAAACTGGACAGCGGATTTCAGATTTTCAACAACCGTTCAGCTTCTTCATCCTCCTGGGATAAATCCATCGTAATCCAGGAGGTCGTGCCTGAAAATGAGGGCAGGTATAGGTGTGGAGGGACCATACAAGAACGACGACTGAGTCAGACGATGCAGCTTGTCGTTGCTAAAA TTGTCAAGTCAAAGAAGAAAGGCACAACGATGTTGAGCTGCCAACTGTCCGACCCAAGTGAAGTCACCGACTATCAGTGGGTCCATGTGAGCTACGACATCAACGGCACCGAGTCGGTTGGACCGGTCCAGTACGGACAGACGGTTCCTGTGAAGGAGGACCTTGGTGAATGGACATGTCGCTACCTGGGGACAAACGGCCTTTTGGGGAATGTGACCACCCAAGTTCACGTTATGG ctGGTCTGAGTGGAGAAATATCATCAGGAGTCTCCAGTAACACTGGCACCGTGGTCGGGCTCAGCTTTCTCCTCATCATTCTGCTGTTGGTTCTTGCTCAGATGTACAAGAATCACCGAAGG AGGAGAAGGATCTTGCAGTATCCTGCACTGGAGACCATCGTTCACACCATCTCCAACGAGCgcgaagaaagagaaaaggatcgagtgaaaaagtga